A genomic segment from Nematostella vectensis chromosome 6, jaNemVect1.1, whole genome shotgun sequence encodes:
- the LOC5519862 gene encoding putative 2'-deoxynucleoside 5'-phosphate N-hydrolase 1, with amino-acid sequence MSSKVTRKIYFCGSIRGGREDTTLYKRIIDQLKSYGEVLTEHVGDLEAQEEELGDDYYIHERDINWLFSSDAVVAEVTQPSLGVGYELGRALEHKKNVLCLYRPQPGKRLSAMIKGAENGKNFFVKEYKEEDVPDLLKNFFTSL; translated from the exons ATGAGTTCCAAAGTCACCCGTAAAATTTACTTTTGTGGGAGTATTAGAGGCGGGAGAGAGGATACCACCCTTTATAAGCGTATTATAGACCAACTCAAATCATATGGCGAGGTGCTAACCGAACATGTTGGTGATTTAGAGGCGCAAGAGGAAGAATTAG GTGATGACTACTATATCCATGAAAGAGACATCAATTGGCTTTTCTCCTCAGATG CTGTGGTAGCAGAGGTGACGCAACCGTCTTTAGGTGTTGGTTATGAACTAGGTAGAGCCCTTGAGCACAAGAAAAATGTACTCTGTCTATATCGACCGCAACCTGGAAAAC GCCTGTCTGCAATGATCAAGGGAGCTGAGAATGGCAAGAACTTCTTTGTGAAGGAATACAAGGAGGAAGATGTCCCGGACCTTTTGAAGAATTTCTTTACATCGTTATAA